In Juglans microcarpa x Juglans regia isolate MS1-56 chromosome 1S, Jm3101_v1.0, whole genome shotgun sequence, the genomic stretch acaaGAGCACAAAATCATGTAAGAACTACAGTCAAACATGCTAAGCATGCACCAGAATATATCAATCTGCTCACTTGTTGGAAAATATACAAACTGATATGATCACCGCCAGGCACGTTAAATTACTAACAATTATCTGTTTGAGGgagccaaaaagaaaagaaaaagaaaaagaagagatatATAGCATCAGCAAACCTATTGACATGATCTCTTGCAATGAAGAACAGCCTCATGAATTGAGCTCTCCATATCAGCAAACCTTTGTTCCGGAGATGCTTGTGGGGAACTGCTCCAGCTCTTAACTTCCAGTGATCTCCTATCGATGTCATCAACTCTAGTACATTTTCTTGAGCCTCGTAGTACTCTGCGGCATAAAGGCCGACAGAGATATCCAAAACACTCCCGCAAGATTCTCCCGGTCGCCAATGTTCTTTTCCATCTCCGGAGAAAATGACAGTTAACTTGAACAGTTGGAACAAGAGTTCTGGAAGAAGATGATGCAGAAGAGAAAGGTATGAGGGGATTATTGCCGTTTGAGACAATACTGGAGGAGTAGTACCGTATCCTTTGTGGATT encodes the following:
- the LOC121247600 gene encoding probable membrane-associated kinase regulator 6 translates to METSQPDLATESFSFSWLSNEELPDHLDDHLGCIPFRASNFDSTSHDETTSKCSFSKENSKRYSELETQNFDFNVPISQSSSSSDLVHADELFSNGIIKPVFKNPQRIRYYSSSIVSNGNNPLIPFSSASSSSRTLVPTVQVNCHFLRRWKRTLATGRILRECFGYLCRPLCRRVLRGSRKCTRVDDIDRRSLEVKSWSSSPQASPEQRFADMESSIHEAVLHCKRSCQ